A region of Lacinutrix sp. Hel_I_90 DNA encodes the following proteins:
- a CDS encoding alkylphosphonate utilization protein produces the protein MSLLQMLEDRSNAACELCTSTTDIRQYNIPPALTETVDNSLLVCANCHDQIEGNTEMDANHWRCLNDSMWSEHVAVQIMAWRMLQRLRGEGWPKDLLDMMYLEDEALALARATGEHKDESEKIIHRDVNGVILENGDSVVLVKDLKVKGSSMVAKQGTPVRNIRLDRENATYIEGKVGPTQIVIITEYVKKL, from the coding sequence ATGAGCCTATTACAAATGCTAGAAGACAGAAGTAATGCTGCCTGCGAGTTATGCACCTCTACTACAGACATAAGACAATATAACATTCCACCAGCTTTAACCGAAACGGTTGACAACAGCCTGTTGGTTTGTGCGAACTGTCATGATCAAATTGAAGGAAATACTGAAATGGATGCTAACCACTGGAGGTGTCTTAACGATAGCATGTGGAGTGAGCACGTAGCGGTACAAATTATGGCTTGGCGTATGCTACAAAGATTGCGTGGTGAAGGTTGGCCTAAAGATTTATTAGACATGATGTATTTAGAGGATGAAGCATTAGCTTTAGCAAGAGCAACGGGAGAACATAAAGATGAATCTGAAAAAATCATACATAGAGATGTAAATGGTGTTATTTTAGAAAACGGAGATTCTGTGGTGTTAGTAAAAGATTTAAAGGTAAAAGGGTCTAGTATGGTCGCAAAGCAAGGAACTCCAGTTAGGAACATACGTTTAGATCGTGAAAATGCGACCTATATTGAAGGTAAAGTAGGACCAACGCAAATCGTAATTATTACCGAGTATGTTAAAAAGTTATAA
- a CDS encoding cyclase family protein → MITVIQFDNKKHKIDFSKPLDISMPLRASKSNTNAWYIEEPKIEPVVLGKWIASVDKGASVNFNTIVFNPHAHGTHTECVGHITEKAYSINKSLKRFMFTAEVISVAPEFIGEDQVISKKQIQFLLKRKTPEALVIRSMPNTKEKKSRQYSNTNWPYLTEEAAIFIREKGIQHLLIDLPSVDKEKDKGQLLAHNAFWDVKGKIRTEATITEFIYVPNKVKDGSYILNLQIAPFENDATPSKPILYKIE, encoded by the coding sequence TTGATTACAGTAATACAATTTGACAACAAAAAACACAAAATCGATTTTTCTAAACCTTTAGATATTTCAATGCCACTTCGTGCATCAAAATCGAACACCAATGCATGGTACATAGAGGAGCCAAAAATAGAACCCGTAGTCTTGGGTAAATGGATTGCAAGCGTAGATAAAGGAGCTTCGGTAAACTTTAATACCATTGTTTTTAATCCTCATGCGCACGGCACGCACACAGAGTGTGTGGGGCATATTACAGAAAAAGCTTATAGTATTAATAAAAGCTTAAAGCGTTTTATGTTTACTGCCGAGGTGATAAGTGTCGCGCCTGAATTTATTGGTGAAGACCAGGTGATTTCTAAAAAACAAATTCAATTTTTATTAAAACGAAAAACACCAGAAGCTTTAGTTATTAGAAGCATGCCTAATACAAAAGAAAAGAAATCAAGACAGTATTCTAATACGAATTGGCCGTATTTAACCGAAGAAGCCGCTATTTTCATCCGCGAGAAAGGCATTCAGCATTTACTTATAGATTTACCAAGTGTTGATAAAGAAAAAGATAAGGGACAACTGTTAGCACACAATGCTTTTTGGGATGTTAAAGGTAAAATACGAACCGAAGCGACGATAACAGAATTTATTTATGTGCCTAATAAAGTGAAAGATGGCAGTTATATTTTGAACTTGCAAATTGCGCCATTCGAAAATGATGCCACCCCTAGCAAACCTATTTTATATAAGATAGAGTAA
- a CDS encoding lysylphosphatidylglycerol synthase domain-containing protein codes for MYNAVSYKTKQFFFVLIKLSLVVVAFYFIYHKLVNNGTLDFNDFIQFLNNNRVFSIKNSLFLLVLTLINWFFEILKWKTLVSSVKTITFFEALQQNLGALTASLFTPNRIGEYGAKAIYYAKPYRKKVLLLNLISNVMQMGITVLLGCIGFWLFTSKYALNIDYLKALRLIIICLVISFLFVFGLKKIRYKIKGFPIEKIKVFLKNLSLKLKVLGVLFSFIRYAVFSFQFYFLLTLFGVPLAYYDAMIIVTTLYLLASVIPSLFLLDVVIKGSVAVYLFSFTGVNEFTVLCVITLMWLLNFVIPSLFGSYYVLRFNLPKQDDPC; via the coding sequence TTGTACAACGCTGTATCCTACAAAACTAAACAATTCTTTTTTGTACTTATTAAATTAAGTCTAGTTGTTGTTGCCTTTTATTTTATCTACCACAAATTAGTAAATAATGGCACACTTGATTTTAATGATTTTATTCAGTTTTTAAATAACAATCGGGTTTTTTCAATTAAAAACAGTCTGTTTTTACTAGTTTTAACCCTAATAAACTGGTTTTTTGAAATTCTAAAATGGAAAACCTTAGTCTCTTCTGTTAAAACGATCACTTTTTTTGAAGCACTCCAGCAAAACTTAGGAGCACTAACGGCATCACTTTTTACACCAAACCGTATAGGTGAATACGGTGCAAAAGCAATCTATTACGCCAAGCCATATCGTAAGAAAGTATTACTATTAAACTTAATTAGTAATGTCATGCAAATGGGAATAACAGTGCTTTTGGGCTGTATTGGGTTTTGGTTATTCACTTCTAAATACGCTCTAAACATTGACTATCTTAAAGCCTTAAGACTTATCATTATTTGTCTTGTTATTTCTTTCCTATTTGTTTTCGGACTCAAAAAAATCCGTTATAAAATAAAAGGGTTTCCTATTGAAAAAATTAAAGTTTTCCTGAAAAATCTGAGCTTAAAGCTCAAAGTTTTAGGGGTTTTATTTTCCTTTATCCGTTATGCAGTATTCTCGTTTCAGTTTTATTTTTTATTGACCCTTTTTGGGGTGCCATTAGCCTATTACGACGCGATGATTATTGTTACCACACTCTATTTATTAGCTTCAGTAATACCCTCCCTATTTTTATTAGATGTCGTAATAAAAGGTAGTGTCGCTGTTTATTTGTTTTCTTTTACTGGCGTTAATGAATTCACTGTACTCTGTGTAATTACCTTGATGTGGTTACTAAATTTTGTGATTCCAAGTTTATTTGGCAGCTATTATGTGCTTCGTTTTAACTTACCAAAACAGGACGATCCATGTTGA
- a CDS encoding DUF4260 domain-containing protein has protein sequence MKNTLRIEELLQFILGIYFFSVLDYQWWWFLVLILLPDIGMIGYIINSKIGAVTYNFMHNKAVAIVFWLIGIYIDIGVVELIGIILFTHAAMDRMFGFGLKYADSFYNTHLEQ, from the coding sequence ATGAAAAATACGTTGCGAATTGAAGAACTCTTACAGTTTATATTAGGGATTTACTTTTTTAGTGTTTTAGATTATCAATGGTGGTGGTTTTTAGTTCTAATTTTGCTGCCAGATATTGGGATGATAGGCTATATTATAAATTCAAAAATTGGAGCAGTTACCTATAATTTCATGCACAATAAAGCGGTTGCTATAGTGTTTTGGCTTATAGGTATTTACATAGATATAGGCGTCGTTGAGTTGATTGGGATCATTTTGTTTACGCATGCTGCTATGGATAGAATGTTTGGCTTTGGGTTAAAATATGCTGATAGTTTTTACAATACGCATTTAGAGCAGTAA
- a CDS encoding DUF4230 domain-containing protein, with amino-acid sequence MDIIFAIIFGIIASLGVTTYVKHIETKKLAQSQSVILLDKIKKVCKFITVEGDFAEIYHYENVKERFLKLVSSRKRALVIIDAKAYVGFDLAKIDMTANAITKTVVLNHFPKPEILSIETNLKYYDKKDGLFNKFEAHDLTALHNEAKSHIREKVPASGLFLIAQKEALESVLLIEGIVQTIGWKLDYTALKIEESEINKLSNE; translated from the coding sequence ATGGATATTATATTTGCAATCATTTTTGGGATTATAGCTTCTTTGGGAGTGACCACTTATGTAAAACATATTGAGACTAAAAAATTAGCACAATCGCAATCTGTTATTCTATTAGACAAGATTAAAAAAGTCTGCAAGTTTATTACTGTTGAAGGTGATTTTGCTGAAATCTATCACTATGAAAACGTCAAAGAACGTTTTTTAAAATTAGTATCAAGCCGAAAGCGCGCCTTAGTTATTATCGATGCAAAAGCTTACGTGGGTTTCGATTTAGCAAAAATTGATATGACTGCTAATGCCATTACAAAAACAGTTGTTTTAAATCATTTTCCAAAACCTGAAATATTGTCTATTGAAACAAATCTTAAATATTACGATAAAAAAGATGGCCTGTTTAATAAGTTTGAAGCGCACGATTTAACGGCATTACACAATGAAGCTAAATCACATATTAGAGAAAAAGTGCCAGCAAGTGGCTTGTTTCTAATTGCTCAAAAAGAAGCTTTAGAATCTGTACTACTTATAGAAGGCATTGTGCAAACGATTGGCTGGAAATTAGACTACACCGCATTAAAAATAGAAGAAAGTGAAATAAATAAATTATCAAATGAGTAG
- a CDS encoding AraC family transcriptional regulator: protein MKVFPFKIPKPEQNALVFQEDYDLAFYDKLHQHEDIQLSYIVEGEGTLIVGDTVNDYKTGDVLVIGSHLPHVFKSDRQASEHSHMLTLFFTKTSFGKDFFELEALNELKVFFKRSINGFKMTAHQNAMQDYFFQLKTASKLSQFIIFLELLKTASKGNYKSLSSFVYDKKYTDIEGKRLAQVFEYTLSNFENEIMLNQIADVANMTKNAFCKYFKKRTNKTYVRFLNELRIEQACKLMRASSELIICDIAYQSGFNNLSNFNRQFKAIKSISPSDYRKRL from the coding sequence ATGAAAGTATTTCCCTTTAAAATACCAAAACCCGAACAAAACGCTTTAGTCTTTCAAGAAGATTACGACCTTGCCTTTTACGACAAACTTCACCAGCATGAAGACATACAACTCAGTTATATTGTTGAAGGCGAAGGCACCTTAATTGTGGGCGATACCGTAAATGATTATAAGACTGGTGATGTTTTAGTTATAGGCAGTCATTTACCTCATGTTTTTAAAAGTGACAGGCAAGCTAGCGAACACTCACATATGCTAACGTTATTCTTTACTAAAACCTCCTTTGGTAAAGACTTTTTTGAATTAGAAGCACTTAATGAGTTAAAGGTGTTTTTTAAACGCTCAATAAACGGGTTTAAAATGACCGCTCATCAAAACGCAATGCAGGACTATTTTTTTCAGTTGAAAACGGCTTCAAAATTATCACAATTTATTATTTTTTTAGAATTGTTGAAAACAGCGTCTAAAGGAAACTACAAGAGTCTCTCCTCTTTTGTTTATGATAAAAAATATACTGATATCGAAGGGAAGCGCTTAGCCCAAGTCTTTGAGTATACCCTGTCTAATTTTGAGAACGAAATTATGCTGAACCAAATAGCTGATGTTGCCAATATGACCAAAAATGCCTTTTGTAAATACTTTAAAAAAAGAACGAACAAAACCTATGTTCGGTTTTTAAATGAACTCCGTATTGAACAAGCTTGTAAATTAATGCGTGCTTCTAGTGAATTAATAATTTGTGATATTGCTTATCAGTCCGGTTTTAACAACTTATCTAATTTTAACCGACAGTTTAAAGCTATTAAATCGATAAGTCCTTCGGACTATAGGAAACGATTATAA
- a CDS encoding dihydrodipicolinate synthase family protein yields the protein MSLEWKGVMPAVTTKFTTEDTLDIDLFKVNIQAQLDEGVHGLVLGGSLGEASTLSETEKRVLTKETVAMVKGKVPVLMNIAEQTTKGAILAAQYAEEDGANGLMMLPPMRYKSCDRETVAYFKTVANSTTLPIMIYNNPVDYKIEVNLDMFEELMACKNIEAVKESTRDITNVTRIKNRFGDRLKIMTGVDTIALESLIMGADGWIAGLVCAFPAETVAIYELQRVGRIKEAIAIFRWFLPLLELDINPKLVQNIKLAEVYTKIGSEQVREPRLPLYGEERQQVINIIENALKLRPTLPEYKNL from the coding sequence ATGAGTTTAGAATGGAAAGGTGTCATGCCAGCAGTTACAACAAAATTTACGACGGAAGACACTTTAGATATAGACCTCTTTAAAGTAAATATACAAGCACAATTAGATGAAGGTGTTCATGGTTTGGTTTTAGGGGGCAGTTTAGGAGAAGCAAGTACTTTATCAGAAACCGAAAAGCGCGTTTTAACAAAAGAAACCGTGGCTATGGTAAAAGGTAAAGTACCAGTGCTAATGAATATTGCTGAGCAAACCACGAAAGGGGCTATTTTAGCGGCACAATATGCAGAGGAAGATGGGGCAAACGGTCTAATGATGTTGCCGCCCATGCGCTATAAATCATGCGATAGAGAAACCGTAGCATATTTTAAAACAGTTGCTAATAGTACGACATTGCCAATTATGATTTACAACAACCCTGTAGATTATAAAATTGAAGTCAACCTAGATATGTTTGAAGAATTAATGGCCTGTAAAAATATAGAGGCCGTAAAAGAATCGACCCGCGACATTACTAATGTGACGCGCATTAAAAATCGTTTTGGGGATCGCTTGAAAATTATGACAGGTGTAGATACGATTGCGCTAGAAAGTTTAATCATGGGAGCAGATGGATGGATTGCTGGTTTGGTGTGTGCATTTCCTGCAGAAACCGTAGCTATTTATGAGTTGCAAAGGGTAGGACGCATAAAAGAAGCCATAGCCATTTTTAGATGGTTTTTACCATTGTTGGAGTTAGATATAAACCCTAAATTAGTTCAGAACATTAAATTAGCTGAGGTCTATACAAAAATTGGATCAGAACAAGTGCGTGAACCGCGATTACCCTTGTATGGTGAAGAACGGCAGCAGGTGATAAACATCATAGAAAATGCCCTGAAGCTCAGACCGACATTGCCAGAGTATAAGAATTTATAA
- a CDS encoding coproporphyrinogen-III oxidase family protein, with amino-acid sequence MSGIYIHIPFCKQACHYCDFHFSTSLKKKEELIGALILEIELRKKEFENITVETIYFGGGTPSLLSAKELKQIIDAVYKNYKVSNNPEITLEANPDDLIQANEKGALRAPETSGDRQSNSVFKSYKAIGINRLSIGIQSFFEKDLKLMNRAHNANEAKACLEAATKYFDNISVDLIYGIPGTSTKEWEENIAIALGFGVNHISSYALTVEPKTALAAFIAKGIIDAVDDDLAEQQFHILIDTLVAHNFVHYELSNFGKEGYFSRNNSAYWQGKPYIGIGPSAHSFDGKQRGWNVRNNSKYIKAIETNELPLEIEKLTKTDQYNEYVMTGLRTVWGVSIEKVRTEFGATFENYILEHSQKYIKEQLLYIEDGTLLVTKKGKFLSDGIASDLFKINIA; translated from the coding sequence TTGAGCGGCATCTACATCCACATACCATTCTGCAAACAAGCCTGTCACTACTGTGACTTTCATTTTTCTACGTCTTTAAAAAAGAAAGAAGAGCTAATTGGGGCCTTAATTTTAGAAATTGAATTACGAAAAAAGGAGTTTGAAAATATTACTGTAGAAACCATTTACTTTGGAGGTGGTACACCAAGTCTTTTATCTGCCAAAGAGTTAAAACAGATCATAGATGCTGTTTACAAAAATTATAAAGTTTCAAATAATCCAGAAATCACTTTAGAGGCGAATCCAGACGATTTAATCCAGGCAAATGAGAAGGGAGCATTGCGTGCTCCCGAAACCTCTGGAGACAGACAATCGAATTCAGTTTTTAAATCTTACAAGGCGATAGGAATCAATCGCTTATCTATTGGTATTCAATCTTTCTTTGAAAAAGACTTAAAACTCATGAATCGTGCGCACAATGCAAACGAAGCAAAGGCCTGTTTAGAAGCGGCAACCAAGTATTTTGATAATATTTCAGTCGATTTAATCTATGGGATTCCTGGCACATCAACCAAAGAATGGGAAGAGAATATTGCTATCGCTTTAGGTTTTGGAGTCAATCATATTTCTAGTTATGCACTTACTGTAGAACCCAAAACAGCTTTAGCTGCTTTTATAGCAAAAGGAATAATTGATGCTGTAGATGATGACTTAGCAGAACAACAATTTCATATTTTGATTGATACCTTGGTAGCGCATAATTTTGTGCATTATGAGCTTTCAAATTTTGGAAAAGAAGGTTATTTTAGCAGAAATAATTCTGCCTATTGGCAAGGTAAACCTTATATAGGTATTGGTCCTTCAGCGCATTCTTTTGATGGGAAACAGCGCGGTTGGAATGTGCGGAATAATTCAAAATATATAAAGGCAATTGAGACTAATGAGTTACCCTTGGAAATTGAAAAATTAACAAAAACCGATCAATACAATGAGTATGTTATGACCGGTTTACGAACGGTATGGGGTGTTTCGATAGAGAAAGTAAGAACAGAATTTGGAGCGACCTTTGAAAACTATATTTTAGAACACTCTCAAAAGTACATAAAGGAACAATTGTTGTATATTGAAGATGGAACGTTATTAGTCACTAAAAAAGGAAAGTTTCTGAGCGATGGCATCGCTTCAGATTTATTTAAAATTAATATAGCTTGA
- the ruvC gene encoding crossover junction endodeoxyribonuclease RuvC, whose product MTEDKIILGIDPGTTIMGFGLIKVVKKKMHFLQLNELDLKKYDDHYLKLKLIFERTIELIDTHHPDEIAIEAPFFGKNVQSMLKLGRAQGVAMAAGLSREIPITEYAPKKIKMAITGNGNASKEQVAKMLQSMLGLKTLPKNLDSMDGLAAAVCHFYNQGRVEVGKNYTGWSAFVKQNEKRVKK is encoded by the coding sequence ATGACAGAGGACAAAATTATTTTAGGTATTGATCCTGGTACGACGATTATGGGTTTCGGTCTCATAAAAGTGGTAAAGAAAAAGATGCATTTTCTGCAGCTTAATGAACTCGATCTAAAAAAATATGACGACCATTATTTAAAGTTAAAGCTCATTTTTGAGCGGACTATAGAATTGATAGATACGCATCACCCTGATGAAATCGCTATAGAAGCACCGTTTTTTGGAAAGAACGTACAGAGCATGCTCAAATTAGGGCGCGCGCAAGGCGTGGCTATGGCTGCAGGATTATCACGTGAAATCCCAATTACGGAGTATGCGCCTAAAAAAATAAAAATGGCTATTACAGGCAATGGTAATGCTAGCAAAGAGCAAGTGGCGAAGATGTTACAAAGCATGCTAGGCTTAAAAACATTACCAAAAAACTTAGATTCTATGGATGGTTTGGCTGCTGCCGTTTGTCATTTTTATAACCAAGGTCGTGTGGAGGTTGGTAAAAATTATACGGGTTGGAGTGCTTTTGTAAAGCAGAATGAGAAGCGGGTGAAGAAGTAG
- a CDS encoding T9SS type A sorting domain-containing protein, translating to MIHKNKPSTRFSCQFLLLLFILLFSKHINAQQTINGTLMHGGIQRSYILYVPQAYNPTIPAPLVFNFHGYTSSAEVQINYGDFRPMADLDGFLLVVPQGTVDGAGNTHFNVGWGTSTVDDVGFINALLDDLATQYTINQDRIYSAGMSNGGFMSYRLACELSERIAAIASVTGSMTLGTVSTCSPSHPTPVLEIHGTSDGTVNYNGSNFATAIPDVLTYWSEYNNTDVTPSVTSLPDTNTTDGSTVEHIVYANGDNNVTVEHFKVIGGGHTWPGNSFAPANQDINASQEIWNFFSRYDINGEINALSNETFERSNIKIYPNPAVSELVISNKNFTTHLDYKIISLPGHLLNIGKITSNNQTIDISYLPGGLYFLMIENTIYKILKTN from the coding sequence ATGATCCATAAAAACAAACCCTCAACACGCTTTAGCTGCCAATTTCTATTGCTTCTTTTTATTCTTTTATTTTCAAAACATATAAATGCTCAACAAACCATCAACGGTACTTTGATGCACGGTGGCATACAGAGGAGTTATATCCTTTATGTGCCTCAAGCTTACAACCCAACAATTCCTGCACCATTAGTATTTAATTTCCACGGCTATACGTCTAGTGCTGAAGTTCAAATAAACTATGGTGACTTCCGACCAATGGCAGATCTGGATGGGTTTTTACTAGTCGTACCACAAGGAACGGTAGATGGTGCAGGAAACACGCATTTTAATGTTGGTTGGGGAACAAGTACTGTTGACGATGTTGGCTTTATTAATGCATTATTAGATGACCTTGCGACTCAGTATACTATAAATCAAGACCGGATTTATAGTGCTGGCATGTCTAACGGCGGCTTTATGAGTTACCGACTGGCTTGTGAATTAAGCGAACGTATTGCAGCGATAGCTTCTGTTACTGGCTCAATGACCTTGGGCACTGTAAGCACTTGTAGTCCATCGCACCCTACTCCAGTATTAGAAATTCATGGCACATCAGATGGTACTGTGAATTATAATGGAAGTAATTTTGCTACTGCAATTCCAGATGTTTTAACCTATTGGTCCGAATATAATAATACTGATGTCACTCCATCAGTAACGAGCTTACCAGACACAAATACTACCGATGGTTCAACAGTAGAACATATTGTATACGCTAATGGCGATAATAATGTAACCGTGGAACACTTTAAAGTTATTGGAGGAGGTCATACTTGGCCAGGCAATAGTTTTGCCCCAGCAAATCAAGATATTAATGCGTCTCAGGAAATATGGAATTTCTTTTCCAGATATGATATTAATGGTGAGATAAATGCTTTGTCAAATGAAACATTTGAAAGATCCAACATTAAAATTTATCCTAATCCGGCTGTTTCAGAATTGGTAATATCAAATAAGAATTTCACAACTCATTTAGATTACAAAATTATATCCTTACCAGGTCATTTACTCAACATTGGAAAAATTACCTCTAATAATCAAACCATTGATATCTCTTATCTACCTGGGGGTTTATATTTTTTAATGATAGAAAATACGATCTATAAAATTTTAAAAACAAACTAA
- a CDS encoding MmcQ/YjbR family DNA-binding protein, translating into MNIEELRDYCLSKPHTTEDFPFDQNTLVFKVAGKMFALVPLDQWEKGLASVNLKANPEYALELRGAYESIQPGFHMNKNHWNSIYIYLGELPPTFIRALIDHSYAMVVESMTKKLRNTLR; encoded by the coding sequence ATGAATATTGAAGAACTTCGTGATTACTGTTTAAGCAAACCACATACTACAGAAGATTTTCCGTTTGATCAAAATACGCTAGTATTTAAAGTTGCAGGGAAAATGTTTGCTTTAGTGCCATTAGACCAATGGGAAAAAGGTTTGGCTTCAGTAAATTTAAAAGCTAATCCTGAGTATGCCTTAGAACTTAGAGGAGCGTACGAAAGTATTCAACCCGGTTTTCACATGAATAAAAACCATTGGAATTCTATCTATATTTACCTAGGAGAACTACCACCCACATTTATTAGAGCACTCATTGACCATTCTTATGCTATGGTTGTTGAGAGTATGACTAAAAAGCTACGTAACACTTTAAGGTAA
- a CDS encoding glycosyltransferase, which yields MLNLTFIVITVLYFVLILSFVYGFSKVKTFKRKGTKQKTTFSVVIPFRNEAENLEALLASILSLRYDKAQYEVILINDESEDDSVAIIENLLNASEVSQQNTVGITQTDITIIQNNRTSNAPKKDAITSAISIAKHDWIVTTDADCIIPNYWLSDFDAFIQEHEPKMIVAPVSYNTMTSFLKRFQLLDFLSLIGATIGGFGMQRPFLCNGANLAYHKSLFKALKGFDGNTNIASGDDIFLMEKALKADKNSVHYLKSESAIILTKPQPNWKSLVSQRKRWAAKTSNYQSAFGKLTGLIVLFMNASLIISLILAVITVGNWPTFLLIFLLKITADFLLLYKTSAFFSQTRYLASFPVSALIYPFFSVYIAMSSLFTSYKWKERRFKK from the coding sequence ATGTTGAATTTAACTTTTATTGTCATAACCGTCTTATACTTTGTTTTGATCCTAAGCTTTGTTTATGGTTTTAGTAAAGTAAAAACGTTTAAGCGGAAAGGCACCAAGCAAAAAACAACATTCTCTGTGGTTATTCCGTTTAGAAATGAAGCTGAAAACTTAGAAGCCTTATTAGCTTCTATTTTATCGCTTCGTTACGATAAAGCGCAGTATGAAGTGATTTTAATTAACGATGAGTCTGAAGATGATTCGGTTGCCATTATAGAAAACCTTCTCAATGCTTCCGAGGTTTCACAACAGAATACCGTTGGAATCACTCAAACCGACATCACAATTATTCAAAACAACAGAACCTCAAACGCGCCTAAAAAGGACGCCATCACCTCGGCCATTTCCATTGCTAAACACGACTGGATCGTTACCACAGATGCCGATTGTATTATACCAAACTATTGGCTCTCCGATTTTGATGCCTTCATTCAGGAACATGAGCCTAAAATGATTGTTGCTCCGGTTAGCTACAATACAATGACTTCTTTTTTAAAACGCTTTCAATTACTGGATTTTTTAAGTCTCATTGGCGCGACTATTGGTGGGTTTGGCATGCAGAGGCCCTTTTTATGTAATGGTGCGAATTTGGCGTATCACAAATCGCTTTTTAAAGCGTTAAAGGGTTTTGATGGCAATACCAATATTGCCAGTGGTGATGATATTTTTTTAATGGAAAAGGCTTTAAAAGCAGACAAGAACAGTGTGCATTATTTAAAATCTGAATCTGCAATTATACTCACAAAGCCACAACCAAATTGGAAAAGTCTTGTATCACAACGTAAACGTTGGGCAGCAAAAACATCAAACTACCAGTCTGCCTTTGGCAAATTAACGGGCTTGATTGTTTTGTTTATGAATGCTTCACTAATTATTAGCTTGATTTTAGCAGTGATAACAGTAGGCAATTGGCCTACTTTTTTACTTATTTTTCTTTTAAAAATAACAGCAGATTTTCTGTTATTATATAAAACCAGTGCGTTTTTTAGTCAGACCCGCTATCTCGCTTCATTTCCAGTTTCGGCTTTAATTTACCCCTTTTTTAGTGTCTATATTGCTATGAGTTCATTGTTTACGAGCTATAAGTGGAAAGAA